Proteins co-encoded in one Halorussus lipolyticus genomic window:
- a CDS encoding dihydrolipoyl dehydrogenase family protein, with the protein MTAHVVIVGAYGSAGVAVAQELAEEDDVKLTLVDDGEPGGGLCILKGCMPSKEILSAGEARFKARHDHRIEGVPEVDLESVVATKDEHIHNFADHRRSAVHDLAERENVEFLHRTARFVDDHTVAVGDREIEADYVVVATGSSVNVPDLNGMDEVDYSTSADVLDRTEFPDSGVVMGFGYIGLEMVPYLSEAAEMDLTVVEHDDYPLDEADDEFQETILDIYREEFDVDVLTNTYEQSIEKTADGGVRLHVERRDQRETVEADELFLFTGRRPAVDRLGLENTALEPGAGWVADTMQARDDDRIFVAGDANGHEPILHVAKEQGFLTAENVLRHREDAELKPYRNTHHHVVFSGLGVYPFARVGVSESELVREGREDTDYVAVTREASSDGVFKTKAVPRGLAKLVVDADDGTVLGYQGLHYHADVMAKTMQVAVEMGLDVREIPDRAYHPTTPEILDGLIREASKRLD; encoded by the coding sequence ATGACAGCTCACGTCGTTATCGTCGGGGCCTACGGGAGCGCCGGCGTTGCTGTAGCGCAGGAACTGGCCGAGGAGGACGATGTGAAACTGACCCTCGTGGACGACGGGGAACCCGGTGGGGGCCTCTGCATCCTCAAGGGGTGCATGCCCTCGAAAGAGATTCTCTCGGCCGGGGAGGCCCGATTCAAGGCCCGCCACGACCACCGAATCGAGGGGGTTCCGGAGGTGGACCTCGAATCGGTCGTGGCGACCAAGGACGAACACATCCACAACTTCGCGGACCACCGCCGGTCCGCGGTCCACGACCTCGCCGAGCGAGAGAACGTCGAGTTTCTCCACCGGACTGCCCGGTTCGTGGACGACCACACCGTCGCGGTCGGCGACCGAGAAATCGAGGCCGACTACGTGGTGGTCGCCACGGGGTCGTCGGTCAACGTGCCGGACCTGAACGGGATGGACGAGGTGGACTACTCGACCAGCGCCGACGTGCTGGACCGGACCGAGTTCCCGGACTCGGGGGTCGTGATGGGATTCGGCTACATCGGACTGGAGATGGTGCCCTACCTCTCGGAGGCCGCCGAGATGGACCTCACCGTCGTCGAACACGACGACTACCCGCTGGACGAGGCCGACGACGAGTTTCAGGAGACGATACTCGACATCTACCGCGAGGAGTTCGACGTGGACGTGCTGACCAACACGTACGAGCAGTCGATAGAGAAGACCGCAGACGGCGGAGTGCGCCTCCACGTCGAGCGCCGGGACCAGCGCGAGACCGTCGAGGCCGACGAGTTATTCCTGTTCACCGGGCGGCGGCCCGCCGTGGACCGCCTCGGACTGGAGAACACCGCACTCGAACCCGGAGCGGGGTGGGTCGCCGACACGATGCAGGCCCGCGACGACGACCGGATTTTCGTCGCCGGCGACGCCAACGGCCACGAACCCATCCTGCACGTCGCCAAGGAGCAGGGCTTCCTGACGGCCGAGAACGTTCTCCGGCACCGCGAGGACGCGGAGTTGAAGCCCTACCGGAACACCCACCACCACGTCGTCTTCTCGGGCCTCGGGGTCTACCCCTTCGCTCGGGTCGGCGTCTCCGAGAGCGAACTGGTCCGGGAGGGACGCGAGGACACCGACTACGTGGCCGTCACCCGCGAGGCCAGCAGTGACGGCGTGTTCAAGACCAAGGCGGTCCCCCGCGGACTGGCGAAACTCGTCGTGGACGCCGACGACGGGACCGTGTTGGGGTATCAGGGCCTGCACTACCACGCCGACGTGATGGCGAAGACGATGCAGGTCGCGGTGGAGATGGGGTTAGACGTGCGCGAGATTCCCGACCGGGCGTATCATCCGACGACGCCCGAGATTCTGGACGGCCTGATTCGAGAAGCTAGCAAACGACTCGACTAA